One genomic window of Desulfuromonas sp. TF includes the following:
- a CDS encoding chalcone isomerase family protein yields MKKLVTLVVLLLLATNVQAREMAGIDISETAVIGSRTLKLNGCGVRKKFFISIYVGSLYTGSRVASLAEAVRDPGPKLIRMTFVYKKVEREKILDAFAEGFANNTPELSGSNEARKFLSLFNRDFAEGDKVDLELGPHGEVSVLHNGQLLGSLTSPDLSRGILAIYLGDEPADQNLKEGMLGLGL; encoded by the coding sequence ATGAAAAAACTCGTCACTCTCGTCGTCCTGCTTCTGCTGGCGACTAATGTTCAAGCCCGGGAGATGGCCGGGATTGACATCTCGGAGACGGCGGTGATCGGAAGCCGGACCCTGAAACTGAACGGCTGCGGTGTCCGCAAGAAGTTCTTCATCAGCATCTATGTCGGATCGCTCTATACCGGAAGTCGGGTGGCCAGCCTGGCGGAGGCAGTGCGTGATCCCGGTCCGAAGCTGATCCGAATGACCTTCGTTTACAAAAAAGTCGAGAGGGAGAAGATTCTCGATGCCTTTGCCGAAGGATTTGCCAACAATACTCCCGAACTATCCGGGTCGAACGAAGCGCGAAAATTTCTCTCCCTTTTTAATCGTGACTTCGCCGAGGGCGATAAAGTCGACCTGGAGCTTGGCCCGCATGGAGAAGTGTCGGTTCTGCACAACGGGCAGCTCCTTGGCTCTCTGACATCGCCGGATCTGTCCCGGGGGATACTGGCGATATACCTGGGCGACGAGCCGGCGGACCAGAATCTCAAGGAAGGAATGCTGGGGCTGGGCCTCTAA